A part of Desulfomicrobium escambiense DSM 10707 genomic DNA contains:
- a CDS encoding ABC transporter permease translates to MNILTIPLRTMRKKWLKTSLLFTVFTLSVVAIVSLNYVSREVGHSLEKKLTAFGANILVSPRSEKLTVSYGGFSMGDMLMGMTDLRETDAEERILSIGYRDRISVVAPKLVSMARIGDMAVGVVGVRFEREKVLKGYWSMQGDFPGVENGVLAGSKAAARLGLKVGGGFDLAGRPAVVSGILDPTGSDDDSVMFADLGFAQAAFGQEGKVSFVEVAALCAGCPIEDIVRQLEEKLPDTDIQAMQSIVKQRMYSVHFVEHLILTVSLVILLIACCMVGATMLSSVNERVREIGLLRSLGFSRAGIFGVFCFEAVLIGLAAGVVGYFGGFFLSVEVLDLLGMAQEAEAAMHPGHLVLTCALIVGVSVLAAFFPSWKAASIEPSTALISL, encoded by the coding sequence GTGAACATCCTGACCATCCCCCTGCGGACCATGCGCAAGAAGTGGCTCAAGACGTCGCTTCTGTTCACGGTCTTCACCCTGAGCGTGGTGGCCATCGTCTCCCTCAACTACGTCTCGCGGGAAGTGGGCCATTCCCTCGAAAAGAAGCTGACGGCCTTCGGCGCCAACATTTTGGTCTCGCCCAGGAGCGAGAAGCTGACCGTGAGCTACGGCGGGTTTTCCATGGGCGACATGCTCATGGGCATGACGGATCTGCGCGAGACCGACGCGGAGGAGCGCATCCTGTCCATCGGCTACCGCGACCGCATCAGCGTTGTGGCGCCCAAGCTCGTGTCCATGGCCAGGATCGGCGACATGGCCGTGGGCGTGGTCGGGGTGCGCTTCGAGCGCGAGAAGGTCCTCAAGGGCTACTGGTCCATGCAGGGCGATTTTCCGGGCGTGGAGAACGGCGTCCTGGCGGGCTCCAAGGCCGCGGCCCGGCTCGGCCTGAAGGTCGGGGGCGGGTTCGATTTGGCCGGGCGGCCGGCGGTGGTCTCCGGCATCCTCGACCCCACGGGCAGCGACGACGACTCCGTCATGTTCGCGGACCTGGGTTTCGCCCAGGCGGCCTTCGGGCAGGAGGGCAAGGTCAGCTTCGTGGAAGTGGCCGCCCTGTGCGCGGGCTGCCCCATCGAGGACATCGTGCGCCAGCTGGAGGAAAAGCTCCCCGACACGGACATCCAGGCCATGCAGTCCATCGTCAAGCAGCGCATGTACTCGGTCCACTTCGTCGAGCACCTGATCCTGACCGTCAGCCTGGTCATCCTCCTCATTGCCTGCTGCATGGTCGGCGCGACCATGCTCTCCTCGGTCAACGAGCGGGTCCGCGAGATAGGCCTGCTGCGCTCCCTGGGCTTTTCTCGCGCCGGGATCTTCGGAGTGTTCTGTTTCGAGGCGGTGCTCATCGGCCTGGCGGCCGGGGTCGTCGGGTATTTCGGTGGATTTTTCCTGAGCGTCGAGGTCCTGGATCTCCTAGGCATGGCCCAGGAGGCCGAGGCTGCCATGCACCCCGGGCATCTCGTGCTGACGTGCGCGCTCATCGTCGGCGTCTCCGTCCTGGCCGCCTTCTTCCCGTCGTGGAAGGCCGCTTCCATCGAGCCGTCCACGGCGCTCATCTCCCTGTGA
- a CDS encoding ABC transporter ATP-binding protein, translating to MLEAKDITKIFTSEGVATTALRGVSLTVGAGEFVSIVGRSGSGKTTFLNVLSTLLTPDSGEILYGGENVTAFSPERLNRLRNRDFAVVFQFHYLLPYLTARENVLLPFMTGLGRVGGHERARADECLARVGLADKRGKLPGHLSGGEQQRVAIARALVKDSKILFADEPTGNLDKTTGESVMSLLADLKRDGLSIVMVTHDEAYARRADRVVRMADGVVLAEV from the coding sequence ATGCTTGAAGCCAAAGACATCACCAAGATCTTCACCTCCGAAGGGGTCGCCACCACGGCCCTGCGCGGCGTCAGCCTGACCGTCGGGGCAGGGGAGTTCGTCAGCATCGTCGGGCGGTCGGGCTCCGGCAAGACGACGTTCCTGAACGTCCTCTCGACCCTGCTGACCCCCGACAGCGGCGAGATTCTCTACGGCGGGGAGAACGTGACCGCCTTCTCTCCCGAGCGCCTGAACAGGCTGCGCAACCGCGACTTCGCCGTGGTTTTCCAGTTCCACTACCTGCTGCCCTACCTGACGGCCCGTGAGAACGTGCTGCTGCCCTTCATGACGGGTCTGGGCCGCGTGGGCGGCCATGAACGGGCCCGGGCGGACGAGTGCCTGGCCCGCGTGGGCTTGGCGGACAAGAGAGGCAAGCTGCCCGGACACCTGTCCGGCGGCGAGCAGCAGCGCGTGGCCATCGCCCGCGCCCTGGTCAAGGACTCGAAGATCCTCTTCGCCGACGAGCCCACCGGCAATCTGGACAAGACCACGGGGGAGTCCGTCATGTCGCTGCTGGCGGACCTGAAGCGGGACGGCCTGTCTATCGTCATGGTTACCCACGACGAAGCCTATGCCCGCCGCGCAGACAGGGTGGTGCGCATGGCCGACGGGGTCGTGCTCGCAGAGGTGTGA
- a CDS encoding ATP-binding protein, which translates to MLTRTLHGSIRKKLALLFIFSALPAIVIVLLTGLNNRHKAITEAEKDLLHFSWHIAETQTKTTENIKTLLESLSASEEVRSKDVAGCERLFADVLRINPLYGALHLVDTQGNLIASGTARKPANFARTRHFRDALETKGFSTGEYLIGVTLHVPVFAFGCPVFGERGEVTGILLTSIRLDLYRDVFSSGAFPPDSFIGICDRNGNRLYRYPESPATPVGGPIKKEIFDAAKNGGTEGLVVGKDSDGVERIHAFHQVRVAPDQPPYMYVFTGAPKAAFFAASQAQMIRDFGLLFLAIGLTLIIGWYLGGRTVGHRFEEMAAAAKRIGRGDLSARVQPAPDIEEVNILSQAFNSMAESLSEDIERRSHVEEALRESEARFRNLFEQVPSVAVQGYDMGGTTIYWNAASETLYGYTAQEAVGKNLVDLIIPPEIREFVRKDMRSMAETGVPIPAGELSLMRKDGSRVLVFSSHVIVKKPGSPAELFCLDVDLTSRKLAEDALLRAKEAAEAANQAKSEFLANMSHEIRTPINGVMGMLQLMETTSLDAEQSEYVDLAKGSIGRLNRLLADILDLSRIEAGRMEIRKAEFGLGEIAESVSTLFAPTANAKGVSLGCRIDPALPLRFVGDETRVRQVLFNLVGNALKFTDQGRVDLTVEALSSPGQSGLKVGFTITDTGIGIAEDRFKEIFEPFRQVENSYTRTYQGAGLGLAIVQRLVNLMDGEIYVESSPGHGTTMRVVLPLEPASAPATHETAETADGQGRLRILLVEDDPSNQIPIQIILTRAGHEIVLAEDGEKAVEALEGQHFDCVLMDIQMPVMDGVQATMAIRQSESLRGKRRVPIIAMTAYAMTGDREKFLAAGMDGYIAKPVVVADLMRTITEVMQG; encoded by the coding sequence ATGCTGACACGCACCCTTCACGGTTCGATACGCAAGAAACTCGCCCTGCTCTTCATCTTCTCGGCCCTTCCGGCCATCGTCATCGTCCTCTTGACCGGCCTGAACAACCGACACAAAGCCATCACAGAGGCCGAAAAGGATCTGCTCCATTTCTCCTGGCATATCGCCGAAACCCAGACCAAAACCACCGAGAACATCAAGACGCTGCTGGAGAGCCTGTCGGCGTCGGAGGAAGTGCGCAGCAAGGATGTGGCTGGCTGCGAAAGGCTTTTCGCCGACGTGCTGCGCATCAACCCGCTGTACGGCGCCCTGCATCTGGTCGACACCCAGGGCAACCTCATCGCTTCAGGCACCGCCCGCAAGCCCGCGAACTTCGCCCGGACCAGACATTTCAGAGACGCCTTGGAGACCAAAGGCTTCTCCACGGGTGAATATCTCATCGGCGTCACCCTGCACGTGCCGGTCTTCGCCTTCGGCTGCCCCGTTTTCGGCGAGCGGGGCGAGGTCACGGGCATCCTGCTGACCAGCATCCGACTGGACCTTTACCGTGACGTGTTCAGCAGCGGAGCCTTTCCGCCCGATTCCTTCATCGGCATCTGCGACCGAAACGGCAACCGGCTGTACCGTTACCCGGAAAGCCCCGCCACGCCCGTGGGCGGCCCCATCAAAAAGGAAATCTTCGATGCGGCCAAAAACGGCGGGACCGAAGGCCTGGTCGTGGGAAAAGACTCCGACGGCGTGGAACGCATCCATGCCTTTCACCAGGTGCGCGTCGCCCCCGACCAACCGCCCTACATGTACGTTTTCACCGGCGCTCCGAAAGCAGCCTTCTTTGCCGCCAGCCAGGCCCAGATGATCCGGGATTTCGGCCTGCTCTTCCTGGCCATTGGCCTGACCCTGATCATCGGATGGTACCTCGGAGGCCGAACCGTTGGCCACAGGTTCGAGGAGATGGCCGCGGCCGCCAAGCGCATTGGCCGGGGGGACCTCTCGGCCAGGGTGCAACCGGCTCCAGACATCGAAGAAGTCAACATCCTGTCGCAGGCCTTCAACAGCATGGCCGAGTCCCTGTCCGAAGACATCGAAAGACGCAGCCACGTCGAGGAAGCGCTGAGGGAAAGCGAGGCGCGCTTCCGCAACCTTTTCGAGCAGGTTCCCTCCGTGGCTGTCCAGGGCTATGACATGGGTGGCACAACGATATACTGGAACGCAGCCTCGGAAACCCTTTACGGGTACACGGCGCAGGAAGCGGTCGGAAAAAATCTGGTGGATCTGATCATTCCGCCGGAAATACGGGAGTTCGTGCGGAAGGATATGCGGTCCATGGCCGAGACGGGCGTTCCCATCCCCGCCGGGGAGTTGTCGCTCATGCGCAAGGACGGTTCGAGGGTGCTCGTCTTTTCGAGCCACGTCATCGTCAAGAAACCGGGCAGCCCGGCCGAACTCTTCTGCCTGGACGTGGACCTGACGAGCAGAAAACTGGCCGAGGACGCGCTGCTGCGGGCCAAGGAGGCGGCCGAGGCGGCCAACCAGGCCAAGTCGGAATTCCTGGCCAACATGAGCCACGAGATCCGCACCCCTATCAACGGGGTCATGGGCATGCTGCAACTCATGGAGACGACGTCCCTCGACGCCGAGCAGTCGGAATACGTGGACCTGGCCAAAGGATCCATCGGCCGGCTGAACAGGTTGCTCGCGGATATCCTCGACCTGTCGAGAATCGAGGCAGGCAGGATGGAGATCCGCAAGGCGGAGTTCGGCCTCGGCGAGATCGCGGAGTCCGTGTCGACGCTTTTCGCGCCGACGGCCAACGCCAAGGGCGTCAGTCTGGGATGTCGCATCGATCCGGCCCTGCCCCTCCGCTTCGTCGGGGACGAGACGAGAGTGAGGCAGGTCCTCTTCAATCTGGTGGGCAACGCCCTCAAATTCACGGATCAGGGACGGGTCGACCTGACCGTGGAGGCCTTGTCGTCGCCCGGGCAGAGCGGGCTGAAGGTCGGCTTCACCATCACCGACACGGGCATCGGCATTGCCGAAGACAGGTTTAAGGAAATATTCGAACCGTTCCGCCAAGTGGAAAATTCCTACACCCGCACCTATCAGGGGGCAGGCCTCGGCCTGGCCATCGTCCAACGACTGGTCAACCTGATGGATGGCGAGATTTACGTCGAGAGCAGCCCGGGGCACGGCACCACGATGCGCGTCGTGCTGCCCCTGGAACCGGCGTCCGCCCCAGCGACGCACGAAACGGCTGAAACTGCGGACGGCCAGGGGCGGCTGCGCATCCTTCTGGTGGAAGACGACCCATCCAACCAGATTCCCATCCAGATCATTCTGACCAGGGCCGGACACGAGATCGTCCTGGCCGAAGACGGTGAAAAGGCCGTTGAGGCCCTTGAGGGGCAGCACTTCGACTGCGTGCTGATGGACATCCAGATGCCCGTCATGGACGGCGTCCAGGCCACGATGGCCATCCGGCAGTCCGAGAGCCTCCGGGGAAAACGGCGCGTCCCCATCATCGCCATGACGGCCTACGCCATGACCGGCGACCGGGAGAAGTTCCTGGCCGCGGGCATGGACGGCTATATCGCCAAGCCCGTGGTCGTCGCGGATCTCATGCGGACCATCACCGAAGTCATGCAGGGCTGA
- a CDS encoding ATP-binding protein, which translates to MLKHLLHGSIRKKLAILFLASALPAFAVIFLYGLQSRSESIARSENELLRFAAHVADIQETTTLSIRILLENLAMLPDIRDGQAAACKQVLDRALKTNPNISAITLADPDGRVIATTRPQAGANLSGSKHFRDAVATGKFASGEFFIGRLAPIPLFPFACPVLDDAGHVRGVLLASIPLESFSTLFNTMELPPDSFIGGCDHAGIRIFRYPSASPGPVGEPIRRPMFQAAAAGGVEGIKTDSGTDGIERIVAFRNVRLDPDGPAYMTIFIGAPKTIVHANAQREMVRNLGIFLLAMAMTLISGWFFGGKRLGRKLEELADASGRFGQGDLAARVEPDPDVTEIATLTSAFNDMAASLSREIEGMKRTEEALRLSQERLALALDATSDAIWDWDLENNQVYFSPRYATMLGYTPDDFPPALVTWEGLLHPDDRENAKRIVADHIERGAPFTLEFRLRTKDGRWRWVMGRGNVVSRNASGKPTRLIGTHVDIHDRKQMELELLNAKEAAVAANQAKSEFLANMSHEIRTPLNGIMGMLQLLEAEVRDAEQQKFCALALQSTNRLTRLLSDILDLSRIEAGKMEIRQEPFDFRGMLQQTIDLFMPISVQSQVALQLHVDPAVPSNVKGDPLRLQQVLTNLLGNAFKFTRHGRVAVEVYPLPSRNESETRIFFTVSDTGCGISEESLRNLFQPFTQAAQGYARNHQGAGLGLTICKNLVALMGGSIAVESEVGTGTNFHFCVTLGSLPEALPQRTPADTPQQTQATGRVLLAEDDEVTHFSVRRMLENKGYSVTSARNGQEALDRLHHEDFDIVLMDVQMPVMDGLEATRLIRASHDLGPKRNIPVVALTAYAMPGDRERFLQAGMNAYLAKPVSIAELTSTLDKFMRGGA; encoded by the coding sequence ATGCTGAAACACCTCCTCCACGGATCCATTCGCAAGAAGCTCGCCATCCTCTTTCTCGCTTCGGCCCTGCCTGCCTTCGCCGTCATTTTCCTTTACGGCCTGCAAAGCCGCAGCGAGTCCATCGCCCGCTCGGAAAACGAGTTGCTCCGCTTCGCCGCACACGTGGCCGACATCCAGGAGACGACAACCCTCTCGATCAGGATTCTGCTGGAAAACCTGGCCATGCTGCCCGACATTCGCGACGGCCAAGCCGCTGCGTGCAAACAGGTCCTGGACCGCGCCTTGAAAACAAACCCGAACATCAGCGCCATCACCCTCGCCGACCCCGACGGGCGCGTCATCGCCACCACGCGGCCACAGGCGGGCGCCAACCTCTCCGGCAGCAAGCACTTCCGGGATGCCGTGGCTACCGGGAAATTCGCTTCCGGCGAGTTTTTCATCGGACGTCTTGCACCCATCCCCCTCTTTCCCTTCGCCTGCCCCGTGCTCGATGACGCCGGTCATGTCCGAGGGGTGCTGCTGGCGAGCATCCCCCTGGAAAGCTTCAGCACGCTGTTCAACACCATGGAGCTTCCCCCCGATTCCTTCATCGGCGGCTGCGACCATGCCGGCATCCGGATTTTCCGCTATCCTTCCGCAAGCCCCGGACCCGTTGGCGAGCCCATCCGGCGGCCGATGTTCCAGGCTGCGGCGGCGGGAGGCGTCGAGGGCATCAAGACGGATAGCGGCACCGACGGCATCGAACGCATCGTCGCCTTCCGGAACGTGCGCCTTGACCCGGATGGACCCGCGTACATGACCATCTTCATCGGCGCGCCGAAAACCATCGTGCACGCCAACGCCCAGCGGGAGATGGTCCGCAACCTGGGCATCTTCCTGCTGGCCATGGCCATGACCCTGATCAGCGGCTGGTTTTTCGGCGGCAAGCGGTTGGGGCGCAAACTCGAAGAACTGGCCGACGCATCCGGGCGGTTCGGCCAGGGGGACCTCGCGGCCCGGGTGGAACCGGACCCGGATGTCACGGAAATCGCCACACTGACGTCGGCCTTCAATGACATGGCCGCATCCCTGAGCCGCGAGATCGAGGGCATGAAGCGGACGGAAGAGGCCCTGCGCCTGAGCCAGGAACGCCTGGCGCTGGCCCTGGACGCAACAAGCGACGCCATCTGGGACTGGGATCTCGAAAACAACCAGGTGTATTTCAGCCCCCGGTACGCCACCATGCTCGGCTACACGCCCGACGACTTCCCGCCCGCCCTGGTCACGTGGGAAGGGCTGCTCCACCCAGACGACCGCGAGAACGCAAAACGCATCGTGGCGGACCACATCGAACGCGGCGCACCGTTCACGCTGGAATTCCGCCTCCGGACGAAAGACGGACGGTGGCGCTGGGTCATGGGCCGCGGAAACGTCGTTTCCAGAAACGCGTCGGGTAAGCCGACCCGCCTCATCGGCACGCACGTCGACATCCACGACCGCAAGCAGATGGAACTGGAACTGCTCAATGCCAAGGAGGCCGCCGTGGCCGCCAACCAGGCCAAATCGGAATTCCTGGCCAACATGAGCCACGAGATCCGCACACCCCTGAACGGCATCATGGGCATGCTCCAGCTTCTTGAAGCCGAGGTCCGAGACGCGGAACAGCAGAAATTCTGCGCCTTGGCCCTGCAATCGACGAACCGGCTGACGCGCCTGCTTTCGGACATCCTCGACCTGTCCCGCATCGAGGCGGGCAAGATGGAAATTCGCCAGGAGCCTTTCGACTTCCGGGGAATGCTGCAGCAGACCATCGACCTCTTCATGCCCATTTCCGTGCAGTCACAGGTCGCACTCCAACTTCACGTGGACCCCGCTGTCCCGTCAAACGTGAAGGGGGACCCCCTCCGGCTGCAGCAGGTGCTGACAAACCTTCTCGGCAACGCCTTCAAATTCACGCGCCATGGGCGCGTCGCCGTGGAGGTCTACCCACTGCCAAGCCGCAACGAAAGCGAAACCCGGATCTTTTTCACGGTCTCGGACACGGGCTGCGGCATTTCCGAAGAGTCCCTGCGCAACTTGTTCCAGCCGTTCACCCAGGCCGCCCAGGGCTATGCCCGGAACCACCAGGGCGCCGGCCTGGGCCTGACGATCTGCAAGAATCTGGTCGCGCTCATGGGCGGATCCATCGCCGTCGAGAGCGAGGTCGGGACGGGCACGAATTTTCATTTCTGCGTCACCCTCGGGAGCCTGCCCGAGGCCCTGCCCCAACGGACGCCTGCTGACACGCCGCAGCAGACGCAAGCCACGGGCCGGGTTCTTCTGGCCGAGGACGACGAGGTGACGCACTTCTCCGTGCGCAGGATGCTGGAAAACAAGGGATATTCCGTGACCTCGGCCCGAAACGGGCAGGAGGCCCTGGACCGTCTGCACCACGAGGACTTCGACATCGTGCTCATGGACGTCCAGATGCCCGTCATGGACGGCCTGGAGGCCACCCGTCTCATCCGCGCCTCGCACGACTTGGGCCCGAAGCGGAACATCCCCGTCGTGGCCCTGACCGCCTACGCCATGCCCGGCGACAGGGAGCGTTTTCTGCAGGCAGGCATGAATGCCTATCTGGCCAAACCGGTCTCCATTGCGGAACTGACGTCGACCCTCGACAAATTCATGCGCGGGGGGGCATGA
- a CDS encoding transporter substrate-binding domain-containing protein — protein MSEQILFVGGDLNHSGKHVRGAGLHAAVSLAFLLLVLVLQTPLVADASDPSSPIVSAAEIDYPPFSVVDRTGRADGFSVELLRASLAAMDRDVTFRTGPWGEVRGWLEKGEVQVLPLVGRTPEREEVFDFTVPYMSLHGAIVVRSGTSDIDDLADLRGRRVAVMQGDNAEEFLRRQDRGILINTTHTFEQALLELSEGRQDAVVVQRLVALRLIPQTGLANLRIVDKPIEDFRQDFCFAVKKGDSRMLALLNEGLAIAIADGTYRRLHSRWFAALELPRDRRIVVGGDHRYPPFEYLDEHGNPAGFNVELTRMIAKEMGLDVEIRLGPWTGVLHDLERGDIDAVQGMFYSAERDRKFDFTQPHSVNNYVVVVRRGVIDPPASLDDLKDKSVAVQKGDVSHDYLLEQGLESRVSAVETQEDMLRGVAEGKYDCALAPRIIALHIIKERGWTNLQLGQNTFLSLDYCYAVPNGHAALLAQFGEGLRVLKDSGEYRRLYEKWMGVYEPPTLPLVTILRKLAMVLAPLLLLLLGFFLWSWTLRRQVKMRTGELRESEERFKVLHNASFGGITIHDKGVILDCNQGLSDITGYSTDELIGMDGLMLLSEKSRDLVMGKILSGDESPYEATGLRKNGEEYPVRLEARNIPYKGKNVRVTEFRDITEQKRAEEALLLAKTQAEAANQAKSEFLANMSHEIRTPINGVMGMLQLMETTPLDAEQAGYIRMATEAGNRLTRLLSDILDLSRVEAGKMEIRKAPFQLHDIIDSVSGLFTVAARNKGVALECTLAPGMPEALLGDEMRVRQVLFNLVGNAIKFTEQGRVVLTAALLSARDAEDCRVHFCVTDTGIGIAEDRLRDIFEPFRQVENSFTRNYQGAGLGLSIVQRLVELMGGTITIESAPGEGTSVHVILPFKPHGDAASSTAKTSGAEAGDRLRVLLVEDDASNRLTTQKLLEKSGHRVLLAENGRRALELLAAHDVDCVLMDIQMPVMNGIEATRHIRESADLGPKKDVPVIALTAYAMDGDREKFLAAGMNGYAAKPVRIESLLHVMAETLAG, from the coding sequence ATGAGCGAACAGATTCTCTTCGTGGGCGGAGATTTGAACCATTCGGGCAAGCATGTGCGCGGAGCGGGGCTGCACGCCGCCGTGTCGCTGGCGTTCCTGCTGCTCGTCCTCGTGCTGCAAACGCCGCTCGTTGCCGACGCATCCGACCCATCCTCGCCGATCGTTTCCGCCGCCGAGATCGATTACCCTCCTTTTTCCGTTGTCGACAGAACGGGCCGCGCCGACGGTTTTTCCGTGGAGCTTCTGCGCGCCTCCCTGGCCGCCATGGACCGCGACGTCACCTTCCGGACGGGCCCCTGGGGCGAGGTCCGCGGCTGGCTGGAAAAGGGCGAGGTGCAGGTTCTGCCCCTGGTTGGGCGCACGCCCGAGCGTGAGGAGGTCTTTGATTTCACCGTGCCCTACATGTCCCTGCACGGGGCCATTGTGGTGCGCTCCGGAACGTCGGATATCGATGATCTGGCCGACCTTCGCGGACGGCGCGTGGCCGTCATGCAGGGCGACAATGCCGAGGAATTTCTGCGACGGCAGGACCGCGGCATACTGATCAACACTACGCACACCTTCGAACAAGCCCTGCTCGAATTGTCCGAGGGGCGTCAGGACGCCGTGGTCGTGCAACGGCTTGTGGCGCTGCGTCTCATCCCGCAAACCGGGCTTGCGAATCTGCGGATTGTCGACAAACCCATCGAGGACTTTCGTCAGGATTTCTGTTTCGCCGTCAAAAAGGGCGACAGCCGCATGCTGGCCCTGCTGAACGAAGGGCTCGCCATCGCCATCGCCGACGGAACATACCGCCGTCTTCACTCCCGGTGGTTCGCCGCCCTGGAGTTGCCGAGGGATCGCCGCATCGTCGTGGGCGGCGATCATCGCTATCCTCCGTTCGAGTATCTGGACGAACACGGGAACCCGGCCGGTTTCAACGTCGAGCTCACCCGGATGATCGCCAAGGAGATGGGGCTGGACGTCGAAATTCGTCTCGGGCCCTGGACGGGCGTGCTGCACGATCTGGAGCGGGGCGACATCGACGCGGTTCAAGGCATGTTCTATTCTGCTGAACGGGACCGGAAATTCGACTTCACCCAACCGCATTCGGTGAACAATTACGTCGTTGTGGTGCGGCGTGGGGTCATCGACCCTCCGGCTTCACTCGACGACCTCAAAGACAAGAGCGTCGCCGTCCAGAAGGGGGACGTCAGCCACGACTACCTTCTGGAGCAGGGCCTGGAGTCCCGGGTGTCCGCCGTCGAGACCCAGGAGGACATGCTGCGGGGGGTGGCCGAGGGGAAATACGACTGCGCCTTGGCCCCTCGCATCATCGCCCTGCACATCATCAAGGAGCGCGGCTGGACGAATCTGCAGCTGGGCCAGAACACGTTCCTTTCCTTGGATTACTGCTATGCCGTGCCCAATGGGCATGCGGCGCTTCTGGCTCAGTTCGGCGAGGGGCTGCGGGTTCTCAAGGATTCCGGCGAATACCGGCGCCTCTACGAGAAATGGATGGGCGTGTACGAGCCGCCAACGCTGCCGCTTGTCACCATCCTGCGCAAACTCGCCATGGTCCTTGCGCCGCTGCTCCTCCTGCTGCTCGGATTTTTCCTTTGGTCGTGGACGCTGCGTCGGCAGGTCAAAATGAGGACAGGGGAACTCCGCGAAAGCGAGGAACGCTTCAAGGTCCTGCACAACGCCTCTTTCGGCGGCATCACCATTCACGACAAGGGCGTCATCCTGGACTGCAATCAGGGGCTCTCTGACATCACCGGATACTCCACGGATGAACTGATCGGGATGGACGGCCTCATGCTCCTGTCCGAAAAATCGCGCGACCTGGTCATGGGCAAGATCCTGTCCGGTGACGAAAGTCCCTATGAGGCGACAGGCCTCCGCAAGAACGGGGAAGAGTATCCCGTGCGCCTCGAAGCGCGCAACATCCCCTACAAGGGAAAAAATGTGCGGGTTACGGAGTTTCGGGACATCACGGAACAAAAGCGGGCTGAAGAGGCCCTGCTGCTGGCAAAGACGCAGGCGGAGGCCGCCAACCAGGCCAAAAGTGAATTCCTGGCCAACATGAGCCATGAGATTCGCACCCCCATCAACGGGGTCATGGGCATGCTCCAACTCATGGAGACCACCCCTCTCGATGCCGAACAGGCCGGCTACATCCGCATGGCCACCGAGGCCGGCAACCGCCTGACCAGACTCCTGTCGGACATCCTCGACCTTTCCAGAGTTGAGGCGGGCAAGATGGAGATTCGCAAGGCGCCCTTTCAACTCCACGATATCATTGATTCCGTCTCCGGGCTTTTCACCGTCGCGGCCAGAAACAAGGGCGTGGCCCTGGAATGCACGCTTGCCCCGGGCATGCCCGAGGCCCTGCTCGGCGATGAAATGCGGGTGCGCCAGGTGCTCTTCAATCTGGTGGGCAACGCCATCAAATTCACGGAGCAGGGCCGGGTCGTTCTTACGGCGGCGCTTCTCTCCGCAAGGGATGCGGAGGACTGCCGCGTGCATTTTTGCGTCACGGATACAGGCATCGGCATTGCCGAAGACAGGCTGCGCGACATCTTCGAGCCGTTCCGGCAGGTCGAAAACTCTTTCACCCGCAATTACCAGGGCGCAGGGCTGGGCCTGTCCATCGTGCAGAGGCTGGTCGAGCTCATGGGCGGAACCATCACCATAGAAAGCGCCCCCGGCGAAGGCACGAGCGTGCATGTCATCCTGCCCTTCAAACCGCATGGAGACGCCGCATCAAGCACCGCCAAAACTTCAGGCGCAGAGGCGGGCGACAGGTTGCGCGTACTCCTCGTCGAGGACGACGCGTCCAACCGCCTCACGACCCAGAAGCTGCTGGAAAAGTCCGGACACAGGGTGCTGCTGGCCGAAAACGGCCGTCGGGCGCTTGAGTTGCTGGCCGCGCATGACGTGGACTGCGTTCTCATGGACATCCAGATGCCCGTCATGAACGGCATCGAGGCCACCCGCCACATCCGTGAATCCGCCGATCTCGGCCCGAAGAAGGACGTCCCCGTCATCGCCCTGACGGCCTACGCCATGGACGGGGACAGGGAAAAATTTCTGGCCGCCGGGATGAACGGATATGCGGCGAAGCCCGTAAGGATCGAGAGCCTTCTGCACGTAATGGCCGAAACCCTGGCCGGGTAG
- a CDS encoding DUF2927 domain-containing protein, translating into MRPALALTLLVLLLTPVFCQADDAILRDYIPSGVITRFEEPVEYWVGGEDRLEGTYYVDTVVNELRGILPGLAFREVSSRNQANVRLFLTDSADEWQATVTGSAEGAAGWQELGERIRGFTRLVASPKGAIRRADIVLHLDFQTSGGQKLWIVRHEFMHALGVMTHPKAAPDSVLNSMQAQQDKNGRFSQSDILVLRTMYDPRLAAGGSW; encoded by the coding sequence ATGCGCCCCGCCCTCGCCCTTACGCTCCTCGTCCTGCTGCTCACACCCGTCTTCTGTCAGGCGGACGACGCCATCCTGCGCGACTACATCCCGTCCGGGGTCATCACCCGTTTCGAGGAACCCGTGGAGTACTGGGTCGGCGGCGAAGACCGGCTGGAAGGCACATATTACGTCGACACGGTCGTAAACGAACTGCGCGGCATTCTTCCGGGGCTCGCGTTCCGGGAGGTGTCGTCGCGGAACCAGGCCAACGTCCGCCTCTTCCTGACGGACTCGGCCGATGAGTGGCAGGCCACCGTGACCGGCAGCGCCGAGGGCGCGGCGGGCTGGCAGGAGCTCGGGGAGCGCATCAGGGGCTTCACCCGGCTGGTCGCCTCCCCGAAAGGGGCCATCAGGCGGGCCGACATCGTCCTGCACCTCGACTTCCAGACCTCGGGGGGCCAGAAGCTGTGGATCGTGCGCCATGAATTCATGCACGCCCTGGGGGTCATGACCCACCCCAAGGCCGCCCCGGATTCGGTCCTCAATTCCATGCAGGCGCAGCAAGACAAGAACGGCAGATTCTCCCAATCCGACATCCTGGTCCTGCGGACCATGTACGACCCGCGCCTGGCGGCGGGCGGCAGCTGGTAG